A genomic window from Serratia liquefaciens includes:
- a CDS encoding protein tyrosine phosphatase (Wzb shows phosphatase activity towards the autophosphorylated Wzc protein, which induces colanic acid biosynthesis; catalyzes the phosphorylation of UDP-glucose dehydrogenase, an enzyme involved in colanic acid biosynthesis) produces MFESILVVCVGNICRSPTAERLLKQHLPDKEIASAGISALVGKPADKSAIAIAEKHNLSLDQHEARQLTKEMCREYSLILVMEKGHIDAVCRLVPEVRGKTMLFAHWLGQKEVPDPYKKSAEAFEFVYRLLDDAAQKWAQALNR; encoded by the coding sequence GAGTCTATTCTGGTTGTCTGTGTTGGTAATATCTGCCGTTCCCCAACGGCGGAACGTTTGCTGAAACAGCATTTACCAGATAAAGAGATCGCCTCTGCCGGTATTAGTGCTTTAGTCGGTAAACCTGCCGACAAAAGTGCTATTGCCATTGCGGAAAAACACAATTTGTCGTTAGACCAGCATGAAGCGAGGCAACTGACAAAAGAAATGTGCCGGGAGTATTCGTTGATCCTGGTGATGGAAAAGGGGCATATCGATGCGGTTTGTCGACTTGTGCCAGAAGTCAGAGGGAAGACGATGCTTTTTGCTCACTGGCTGGGACAAAAAGAAGTGCCCGATCCTTACAAAAAAAGCGCAGAAGCGTTTGAATTTGTTTACCGCCTTCTTGATGATGCTGCCCAAAAATGGGCACAGGCATTAAATCGTTAA